From the genome of Nicotiana sylvestris chromosome 2, ASM39365v2, whole genome shotgun sequence, one region includes:
- the LOC138884916 gene encoding uncharacterized protein, producing the protein MSETVVPKAKAPLPRPPPPYPQRLARQKNENQFKKFIDMMKSLSINVPLVKALEKMLGYAKFMKDLVTKKRSMNCETIKMTHQVSAIVHSMAPKLEDPSAFTIPCTIGSADFVKALYDLGASINLMPCSVFKTLGIGQPRPTSMRLQMADKTMKRPLGIIDDVFCPSGQMYLAS; encoded by the coding sequence ATGTCGGaaacggttgtgcctaaagccaaggctcctttgccaaggccacctccaccttatcctcaaaggctcgcgaggcagaaaaatgagaatcagtttaagaagtttattgacatgatgaagagcttatccattaatgtgcctttggtgaaGGCTCTAGAGAAAATGCTaggttatgctaaattcatgaaggacttggtgacaaagaaaagatccatgaattgtgaaactatcaagatgacccaccaagttagtgcaatagtgcactcaatggccccAAAGCTAGAAGATCctagtgctttcaccattccttgcactattgggagtgcggactttgtaAAAGCTCTAtatgatttgggggcaagtatcaacttgatgccctgctcagttttcaaaactttgggtattgggcaaccgaggccgacttccatgagattgcaaatggcggataaaactatgaagagaccattgggtattattgatgatgtttttTGTCCAAGTGGACAAAtgtatcttgccagctga